The nucleotide window CGTGCCGACTCCTCGGCCTGCTCCTTGGCGGCCCGCAGGTGGTTTTCCAGGCGCTTCTGGGGCGTAATGTCGAGGGTGATGCCGATGGTGCCGTGCACGCGCCGGTGGTCGTCGTAGAGCGGGGCGGCGCTTACCAGCAGCCACTTTACTTCGCCCGATTTGCTGGTAATAGCCAGCTCGTACGTTTCTGACTCGCCTTCCTGCCGGCGCTGGTCTTTCTCCCGCATCAGAGCCAGGTCCGTGGGGCTGAGCATGTACGACATCACGGGCTGGGCATCGAACTCCTCCCGGGAGTACTCGGCAATGTCGCAGAACGCCTGGTTTACGTACGTCACGCGCAGGTCCAGGTCCATTTCCACCAAACCCAGGTTCATGTTCTCGATGATGCCCCGGTATTTTTCTTCCCGTCGGCGCAGGGAATCCTCGCTGGTTTTGCGCGCCGTAATGTCCTGAAACTTCCAGAGGTGGCCGATGTAGCGGTTCTCCACGAAAATCGGGGCAAAGTCGCACTGCAGGGTGCGGCCGTCTGCCAGCACAAACAGCTCCCCTGTTACCGGCTGCCGGGCATTCACAATAGCGTGGTAGCGCTGCAGAAACTCCTGCGGATGCCGGAACCGGTGCTCAATATCCTGGCCCAGCTGGCTGGTATCGTAGCCGACGAGCTGCTCGGCCGTGGCCGCGAGCTGGAAAATCCGGCACACGGCCTCGTTGGCCAGCACCACACGGTGCTGCTCGTCTTCCAGCAGAATACCCTCCTGAAAGTTGGAGATGGTGGTGTACAGGCGCAGGGTGCTGGCTTCCAGATCGGCCGTGGCCTGCTTCACCGCCGAAATATCGGTGTGAATCCCCGTCATGATGAGCGGCTGGCCCTGCTCGTCGCGCGTAGTGACGAGGCCCCGGGTAAGCACCCACTTGTGGCTGCCGTCCTTGCAGAGCAGGCGGCGCTCCACGGTGTAGAGGGGCGTACGGCCCGCCAGGTAGGCATCGGAGGCTTGTATGCTGAGCGGCTGGTCGTCGGGGTGTACGTGTTGCTGCCAGGTGGGCAGCAGGGCAAATTCCTCCTCACTATAGCCCAGCATGGTGCGGTAGGTTTCGGAGAAGTACTCCTCGCCCGTCTGGTAGTTGAATTCCCAGGCTCCGTCGCCAAACCGCTCAATGGCCGAGCGCCAGCGGTGCTCGTTGGCCTGCACGGTTTCCTCGGCCTTTTTCAGCGCCGATATATCCAGCAGAATGCCACTGTACAGCCGGCCGCTGGCATTCGAAACCGAGCAGGCCGCCGTGCCCCGGCACCAGCGCAATGGTTGGCCAGGCACCTGCAGGCGGCCTTCAAACGACCACGAGCCCCCGGCTTTGCGGGCCTGACGCAGGGCCGTAAACCACAGCGGCCGGTCGTCGGGGTGCACAAAATCGGCCAGATGGAGGGCCTGCTCCGGCGTCAGGCCGAAGATACTGTGCAATTGGGGTCCGATGTAGCTGACTCCCGAAGTGCCGTCATCATTGGCCCGCCATTGAAACAGCACACCCGGGATATGCTCGGTGAGGTAGCGCATCTGCTCCTCGCGCTCCAGCAGCGTCTGCTTCCACTCGCTGATATCCTCCAGCAGCCCGATAAAGGCGGCTTCGGCGGTAGGCGCGGCCAGCGGCTGCAGCTTCAGGCGCATCCAGCGCAAAGAGCCATCGGCCCGCTGAAAAGGAACTTCAGCGCGCACAGGCCGGCTGGCTTGCAGTTGCTGCCGGAAGTCGGCCAGCCCGGCGCCCGCCAGCGCGCTGACAAGTAAATCCGGCACCTGCCGGAAGCTGCCAAAGCCGAAAACGTTAGCAAATCCGGCGTTTGCCCACGTAAGCTGCCCTTCCTGGTTCAGGAGCACTACGGCGTCGAAGACCTCTTCTAAAAGAGCAAAATCCCGTTGCCAGGACTCAGAAGACAGGAGGGGAGGGGCATTCACGAGGCAACAGGGCAGGCAGTGAGCGGGGCAAGACGAGCGGGTAGTAAGAAGTAAGGTACTACTTGCCGGGCTATTTATGCGCTGGCTGAAGAAAGAAGCCGGAAAAAATCGGAATGCGTGTGGTAAGGTACCGGGCTCGTAACTGTAAGAAGCTGTTTATGCGTTAGAAGGAAGTTGAAAAATAATATTAAACTAATTTGTGTAGGTACATGTATGTATGTACATAAGTTGTATATTTGCCTCGTCAATCAGGCAGCGCCTTTGCAGCTTACCACTCGTAGTCTTTCATTTCTTCTCCTTTTCACTTCCAGCACCATGGCTACCACTAAATGGGTTCTTGACCCCACGCACTCCGAAGTTCAGTTCAAAGTGAAGCACCTTGTTATTTCAACCGTAACGGGCTCGTTCAAGCAGTTTGCCGGGGAGGTAGAAACCGAAGACGACAACTTTGAAACGGCGAAGGTGCATTTCACAGCTGATATCAGCAGCATCGACACAAACCAGGAGCAGCGCGACCAACACCTGAAGTCAGGCGACTTCTTCGACGCCGAAGCGTACCCGCAGCTCGTTTTTGACTCGACCTCGATGCAGAAAACCGGTGAAGGCGAGTACAAGCTGCATGGTACTCTGACGCTGCGCGGCAACGCCAAGCCCGTAACGCTGAACGTGGAGTACGGTGGGGTAGCAACCGATTTCTACGGCAACCAAAAGGCCGGTTTTGAGGTGAGCGGCAAGATCAGCCGCAAGGAGTTTGGCCTTACCTGGGATGGTATTACCGAAGCCGGCGCCATTGTGGTAAGCGACGAAGTGAAGCTGCTGGCCAGCGTACAGTTTGCCAAGCAGGCCTAGTACGGTACTGGCTCAGTACACCAACAAAAAAGCTGCTCCCTACTACGGGGCAGCTTTTTTGTTGGTGTACTGAGCCATAAAGTCAAGGCTTTTGCGTAAAAAGCATGGTACTAATCCGCGGCTATAGGAGTTATTAAAGTATTTTATTTAAATTAATAATTGATATTATGCAATAATATATTTACTATATATATTTGGTAGCAAGGGAATTGCCATTGTCCACCCTCAACCGCTACCGAGTTATGAAACACACCTACTTTCTGATTTTCAGTCTTGTACTGCTGTTGCCTGTTCTGGCACACGGGCAATGCAACAATGCATCAACGATAAGTTACCCTGGTGGAACGGTGACGGGGACCAATGGTAACAGCAACACTGTTTCCACCTGCCCTACCGGTAGCACTTTTCAAATCCAGGGCACGTCCACTACCGTAGGAGCGGTACTTACCTGGACTATGAAGGTTGGGACCGGGACCGCGCAGGCTGTTACAGGCACCAACTCAATTGATACAGGTGGTTTATCTGTCAGTACCTTACAGATTAATCCAGCCCAGCAGACAACTTACACGCTGACGAGCGTTGTCACGACGGGTCAAAACGGCGCTACCTGCCCCAACAAAACAACTTTGGCCGTTATTGTCATCAACCCAGCCCTCAAAGTTTCAGCAACCAACAACATCACCACTATCTGCTCTGGCAGTTCGACAACGTTGACTGCTACCGGGGCTACGTCTCCTTCCTATACCTGGTCGGCACCGGGAATGACTACCGTAACCAACGCGGGCACCCTGCTTGTGTCGCCTACGGCTACCACCACCTATACCGTAACGGCCAACACCGGCACCACCTGCGGCGTAAGCAGCCAGAGCATTACCATCACAGTGCCTACGCTTAGCGTTTCCCCCGCTGCTAATACCATCTGCCCAGGTACGCCCATCACCATGACGGCAACTTCCAATCTGCCAGGGGGCACGTATAAGTGGTACACGGTAAGCGGCAGCACGACTACCCAAATTTCGGGCGCAACCAGTCCAACTCTGACCAGGAACCCCAGCGTGTCGACAACCTACCGGGTGACTTGCACCAATCCGACCGGCTGCACTACGTCGGCGGATGCTGTGGTGACGGCGGCGGCCCAAACGCTGGCTGTTTCGCCCACGGCTAGTACCATCACACCCAACCAGAGCATCACGCTAACGGCTACCTCCAACCTGACCAACGCCGACTACACCTGGCATACCGGCGGCATGACTGGACCGGTAATTGGCACTACTGCCAGCCTGGCGGTAGCCCCGGCTACCACTACCACTTACACCATAGTAAGCTCGTCCGGGAGTTGCACCAATGCGCAGGGGGTTACTGTAACGGTAAGCCAGTTTTTGCCGGTGGAGCTAACCAAGTTCGCCGCCACCTGGACCGAGGCCGGCACGCAACTGCTCTGGGTTACAGCTTCGGAAAGCAATAGCAAGGAATACAGTATTGAGCGCAGCCTGGATGGCAGGCAGTTTCAGATAATTGGGGCCCGCAAGGCCGCAGGCAGCTCAACGGCCGAAAGCCGCTATAGCTACACCGATGCCGGCGCCCGGTCGCTGAGCCAGAACACCATCTACTACCGCCTCAGGCAAGCCGACTTCTCGGGTGCGGTAAAGTATTCTGAAGTAGCCAAAGTAACCCCGGCCATCCGGAGTGCCGCGCTGCGGGCAGTGGCTTTCCCGAATCCGTTTGAGCAGACGCTCACGCTGACGCTCATTGGGCAGCGCGCGGGCGGCCTCACGGTTACCGTGCAGGATATGCTGGGCCGCACCGTGGCAACGCGCCAGGCTACCGCTGCCAGCGGGGAAGCTATGGAGGTGAGCGTACCGGAAGCTGCCGCGCTACGGGCCGGGGTGTACTACCTTACCGTGCGCCAGGGCAACGAACAGCAGATACTAAAAATCAACCGACGTTAAGAGCTTGAGCCCTCTTTATTGGCAGACCCGGCTGCTATGCGTGGCCTGGCCTGCGGTTTGCCCTCTATATTTGGCGGCCGCCGGGGCCTGAAACTGATTAGGCCTGGTGTTGCCTCTGCTTATGCCTTCTTCGCATCCGGTTATTGTATTTCTGCACGGCTTCGCCGAATCTCGCGAAATCTGGACAGACTTCACACGCGGCGTTCCGACTCACTACCGCTTACTCACGCTCAATCTGCCCGGCCACGGTACCAACGTACACGCCATCCGAGACTACTCAATGGAAGCCCAGGCCCGCTACGTGGCCGAGCAGCTGCGGCAAAAGCAGGTGGAAAAG belongs to Hymenobacter sp. J193 and includes:
- a CDS encoding PAS domain S-box protein, encoding MNAPPLLSSESWQRDFALLEEVFDAVVLLNQEGQLTWANAGFANVFGFGSFRQVPDLLVSALAGAGLADFRQQLQASRPVRAEVPFQRADGSLRWMRLKLQPLAAPTAEAAFIGLLEDISEWKQTLLEREEQMRYLTEHIPGVLFQWRANDDGTSGVSYIGPQLHSIFGLTPEQALHLADFVHPDDRPLWFTALRQARKAGGSWSFEGRLQVPGQPLRWCRGTAACSVSNASGRLYSGILLDISALKKAEETVQANEHRWRSAIERFGDGAWEFNYQTGEEYFSETYRTMLGYSEEEFALLPTWQQHVHPDDQPLSIQASDAYLAGRTPLYTVERRLLCKDGSHKWVLTRGLVTTRDEQGQPLIMTGIHTDISAVKQATADLEASTLRLYTTISNFQEGILLEDEQHRVVLANEAVCRIFQLAATAEQLVGYDTSQLGQDIEHRFRHPQEFLQRYHAIVNARQPVTGELFVLADGRTLQCDFAPIFVENRYIGHLWKFQDITARKTSEDSLRRREEKYRGIIENMNLGLVEMDLDLRVTYVNQAFCDIAEYSREEFDAQPVMSYMLSPTDLALMREKDQRRQEGESETYELAITSKSGEVKWLLVSAAPLYDDHRRVHGTIGITLDITPQKRLENHLRAAKEQAEESARAKELFLANMSHEIRTPMNAILGMGQLLAKTPLNAEQQNYLRAIATSGENLLVILNDILDLSKIGASQLLIERIGFSVTTLLKQVEKSLHFRAEEKGLSFGVVPDERLPAVLLGDPYRITQVLLNLANNAIKFTEKGAVAITCELLEATAEDVLLRFEVADTGIGIDADYLVDIFKEFSQEDSSVTRKFGGTGLGLSISRRLVTLMGGQIEIDSLKHVGTRSQFTLRLPVGSAADLPQKAFITSATREKLRGQHILLVEDNHFNRQIAKGFLQNAGLEVVEAENGAAAVELARTQVFDAILMDVQMPIMNGLEATSYLRQQLGLVTPIIALTANAIKGEREKCLKAGMNDYLAKPFQEDELLKLLCLWTLGDDTLETAVAVEAPAPSPVEPPLYNLSIVHQIGQGDASFTVLMLESFIESCQEAITELQAAAVAQSSDEMRAATHKLKPSLEHLEVYRLLPTVQALDVWRQPFDAALLLPRIAETVAGLEELITHMTRELRALRAELEEE
- a CDS encoding YceI family protein — its product is MATTKWVLDPTHSEVQFKVKHLVISTVTGSFKQFAGEVETEDDNFETAKVHFTADISSIDTNQEQRDQHLKSGDFFDAEAYPQLVFDSTSMQKTGEGEYKLHGTLTLRGNAKPVTLNVEYGGVATDFYGNQKAGFEVSGKISRKEFGLTWDGITEAGAIVVSDEVKLLASVQFAKQA
- a CDS encoding T9SS type A sorting domain-containing protein — protein: MTTVTNAGTLLVSPTATTTYTVTANTGTTCGVSSQSITITVPTLSVSPAANTICPGTPITMTATSNLPGGTYKWYTVSGSTTTQISGATSPTLTRNPSVSTTYRVTCTNPTGCTTSADAVVTAAAQTLAVSPTASTITPNQSITLTATSNLTNADYTWHTGGMTGPVIGTTASLAVAPATTTTYTIVSSSGSCTNAQGVTVTVSQFLPVELTKFAATWTEAGTQLLWVTASESNSKEYSIERSLDGRQFQIIGARKAAGSSTAESRYSYTDAGARSLSQNTIYYRLRQADFSGAVKYSEVAKVTPAIRSAALRAVAFPNPFEQTLTLTLIGQRAGGLTVTVQDMLGRTVATRQATAASGEAMEVSVPEAAALRAGVYYLTVRQGNEQQILKINRR